A region from the Lolium perenne isolate Kyuss_39 chromosome 4, Kyuss_2.0, whole genome shotgun sequence genome encodes:
- the LOC127297316 gene encoding B3 domain-containing protein Os03g0120900 codes for MEFTAIRASTVAAAGAEHGQDRIGGGCPSPDQPAAAVEKEHMFDKVVTPSDVGKLNRLVIPKQHAEKYFPLDASSTDKGLLLSFEDRAGKPWRFRYSYWNSSQSYVMTKGWSRFVKEKRLDAGDTVSFGRGVGEAARDRLFIDWRRRPDVVAAPLLAHHHRGHFAIPSMPFAPWTTHHPVGGGRMFMPAPSPVSVYEYDGHHHHTRRHVGYDGYEAASGRQVLFYRPQQQYHHHQSVVLESVPVRLAVAPGHPEPSVATSGSKRVRLFGVNLECATSTTEDDFGGPGRMAPPSLQLLSPASSSSSSSGKARCSLNLDL; via the coding sequence ATGGAGTTCACCGCAATCAGGGCCTCCACGGTGGCGGCGGCTGGTGCCGAGCACGGGCAAGACAGGATCGGCGGCGGATGCCCGTCGCCGGATCAGCCGGCGGCCGCGGTGGAGAAGGAGCACATGTTCGACAAGGTGGTGACGCCGAGCGACGTGGGGAAGCTGAACCGGCTGGTGATCCCGAAGCAGCACGCGGAGAAGTACTTCCCGCTCGACGCCTCCTCCACCGACAAGGGCCTCCTGCTTAGCTTCGAGGACCGCGCCGGCAAGCCGTGGCGGTTCCGATACTCCTACTGGAACAGCAGCCAGAGCTACGTCATGACCAAGGGCTGGAGCCGCTTCGTCAAGGAGAAGCGCCTCGACGCCGGGGACACCGTCTCCTTCGGCCGCGGCGTCGGGGAGGCCGCCAGGGACAGGCTCTTCATCGACTGGCGCCGCCGCCCCGATGTCGTCGCCGCGCCGTTGCTCGCGCACCACCACCGCGGCCACTTCGCCATCCCCTCCATGCCCTTCGCGCCGTGGACCACGCACCACCCTGTTGGAGGAGGCAGGATGTTCATGCCGGCGCCTTCGCCAGTGTCCGTCTACGAGTACGacggccaccaccaccacacccggaGACACGTCGGGTACGATGGTTACGAGGCGGCGTCCGGCAGGCAGGTGCTGTTCTACCGGCCGCAGCagcaataccaccaccaccagTCGGTGGTCCTGGAGTCAGTTCCGGTTCGCCTGGCGGTAGCTCCGGGGCATCCGGAGCCGTCGGTGGCGACGTCAGGGTCGAAGCGGGTCAGGCTCTTCGGGGTGAACCTCGAGTGCGCGACGAGCACCACCGAGGACGATTTCGGAGGCCCCGGGAGGATGGCGCCGCCGTCGCTGCAGCTGCTGTCTCCggcgtcctcgtcgtcgtcgtcgtccgggAAAGCGAGGTGCTCTTTGAATCTTGACTTGTGA